From Desmodus rotundus isolate HL8 chromosome 10, HLdesRot8A.1, whole genome shotgun sequence, one genomic window encodes:
- the NEUROG1 gene encoding neurogenin-1: MPAPLETCLSDLDCPSSSSDLSGFLTDEEDCTRLQQSAPASGPSVPAHRSASAIPGASDTPQAQDDEQERRRRRGRARVRSEALLHSLRRSRRVKANDRERNRMHNLNAALDALRSVLPSFPDDTKLTKIETLRFAYNYIWALAETLRLADQGLPGGGARERLLPPQCAPCLPGPPSPASDAESWGSGAAASPCAAASSPLSDPSSPAASEDFSYGLGDPLFSFPGLPKDLLQTTPCFLPYH; encoded by the coding sequence ATGCCAGCCCCTCTGGAGACCTGCCTCTCAGACCTCGAttgccccagcagcagcagcgaccTGTCCGGCTTCCTCACCGACGAGGAGGACTGTACCAGGCTCCAACAGTCAGCTCCCGCCTCGGGGCCGTCTGTGCCAGCCCACAGGAGCGCATCCGCGATTCCTGGGGCGTCCGATACTCCCCAGGCACAGGACGACGAGCAAGAGCGGCGGCGGCGCAGAGGCCGCGCACGGGTGCGCTCCGAGGCGCTGCTGCACTCGCTTCGCAGGAGCCGGCGCGTCAAGGCCAACGACCGCGAGCGCAACCGCATGCACAACTTGAACGCGGCGTTAGACGCGCTGCGCAGCGTGCTGCCTTCCTTCCCCGACGACACCAAACTCACCAAGATCGAGACGCTGCGCTTCGCATACAATTACATCTGGGCTCTGGCCGAGACTCTGCGCCTGGCCGACCAGGGGCTGCCCGGTGGTGGTGCCCGGGAGCGCCTCCTACCACCACAGTGCGCCCCCTGCCTGCCCGGGCCCCCAAGCCCCGCCAGCGACGCTGAGTCCTGGGGATCCGGTGCCGCCGCCTCCCCCTGCGCTGCCGCCTCCTCTCCACTCTCTGACCCCAGTAGCCCCGCCGCCTCCGAAGACTTCTCCTACGGTCTAGGCgacccccttttctctttccctggcCTGCCCAAAGACTTGCTCCAGACTACGCCCTGTTTCCTCCCATACCACTAA